The window AGAGCCCAGGCAACCGGCGATCATGGTCGGGCGACGGCCAATCTTGTCGGACAGGTTGCCGACAAACGGAATCACCAGCACCGCAACGATGTTGCCGACTACCGGAATCCACAGGTACACGCTCTTGTCGAAGCCGATGCCATAGGCCGGCTGCACCGCGTAGGCCGCACCGAAGATGGTGGCGACCACCGGGATCACGTTCATCAAGGCCATGAACATCACCAGCACCATGTGCTTCCAGCTGTGGCGGAAGGCCTCGCTGATCGGCGACTTGGCGACCTTGTCCTGCTTCTCTTCCTTCACGAACGCCGGGGTTTCGTGCACTTCCTTACGGATGATGAAGCCGGCGATCAGCACGAAGGCGCTCAGCAGGAACGGAATGCGCCAGCCCCAGTCGTTGAAGGCTTCGCTAGGCATGAAGTAGGCCAGTGGCAGGAACACTGCCGCCGCCAGCACCTGGCCAGCCTGCACGCCTTGCAAGGTGAAACTGGCGTAGTAGCCCCGTCGACCGAACGGTGCGTGCTCCATGATCATGGAACTGGCTCCGGAGATTTCCCCGGCCACGGCAAAGCCCTGGACCAGGCGCAGCACCACCAGCAACGCCGGGGCGAGCAGGCCGATGTCGTGGTAGGTGGGCAGCAGGCCAACGGCCATGGTCGACAGGCCCATCAGGAACATGCACAGCAGCAGTACGTTCTTGCGGCCGCGGGTGTCACCCCAGTGGCCCAGCACGAAGGCGCCGACCGGGCGCGCCAGGTAACCCACGCCGTAGGTGGCCAGCGAGGCAATGATGGCCATTTTCGGGTCGGTGTTGGGGAAGAAGATCTGCGGGAAAATCAGCGCAGCAGCCTGGGCGTAGATGAAGAAGTCGTAGTACTCGAGTGCCGAGCCTATCCATCCACTGGCAGTCGCTTTCTTGGCTTGAGAGCTGGAGTGAGCCATCGTTGTCTCCGTTGTTATTGTTGTTTGCACAGGTTCCGCCGGAGATTCGCCAAGGCAGGAGGCGAGGGTCGGTGTGCCTGCGTCTGTGGTTCATGTTGACCACGGGCCAGTGGGCTGGCAATTCGCTAAAATCGGTTTTGTTCGATAATCGAACGCAAAACTAACCATTCCGTACAAAGAGATTGAAGCGACGACTTTACCTGCGAATAATCGATCGTGCCAGGAACTGTGGTCCGGATTTTCCAGGTCTGGCCCTATCGCCGGCAAGCCAGCTCCCACAAGGTATGCGCCAATCCTGTGGGAGCTGGCTTGCCGGCGATAGGGCCGGTACAGGCAGCCCTGGCCTCAACCTCCAACAACAAGGAACTCCCGCCATGCAGCGTTCGATCGCTACCGTGTCCTTGAGCGGCACCCTGCCGGAAAAGCTCGAAGCCATCGCCGCCGCCGGTTTTGACGGCGTCGAGATCTTCGAAAACGACCTGCTCTATTACGCCGGCAGCCCGCGCCAGGTACGGCAGATGTGCGCCGACCTGGGTATTGCCATCACCCTGTTCCAGCCGTTCCGCGATTTCGAGGGTTGCCGCCGCGACCGCCTGCAGAAGAACCTCGACCGCGCCGAGCGCAAGTTCGACCTGATGCAGGAACTGGGCACCGACCTGGTGCTGGTATGCAGCAACGTCCAGGCCGATGCCCTGGGTGAAGAGCAATTGCTGGTCGACGACCTGCGCCTGCTGGCCGAGCACGCCGGCAAACGCGGCCTGCGCATTGGCTACGAAGCCCTGGCCTGGGGCCGCCACGTCAACACCTACCAGCAAGTCTGGAACCTGGTGCGCCAGGCCGACCACCCGGCCCTCGGGGTGATCCTCGACAGCTTCCACACCTTGTCGCTCAAGGGCGACCCGAGCGCGATCCGCGATATCCCCGGCGACAAGATCTTCTTCGTGCAAATGGCTGACGCGCCGATCCTGGCCATGGATGTGCTGGAGTGGAGCCGCCACTTCCGCTGCTTCCCGGGGCAGGGCGAGATGGACATGGCCGGTTTCCTGGCGCCGATCCTTGCCACCGGCTACCGTGGGCCGCTGTCGCTGGAAATCTTCAACGACGGCTTCCGCGCCGCACCGCCCCGGCAGAATGCCGCCGACGGCCTGCGTTCGCTGCTGTATCTCGAAGAGCACACCCGCCTGCGCCTGGAGCAGGAAGGTACCTCGATCGAGCCCGGTGTGCTGTTCACCCCACCGGCGGCCAGTGCCTATGACGGCGTGGAGTTCCTCGAGTTTGCAGTCGACGAAGCCGTCGGCGCGCGCCTGGGCAGCTGGCTGAAGCGCCTGGGCTTTGCCGATGCCGGCAAGCACCGCAGCAAAGAGGTGCAGTTGCTGCGCCAGGGCGATATCAACATTGTGCTGAACGCTGAACCCTATTCCTTCGGCCACAACTTCTTCGAGGCCCACGGGCCGTCGCTGTGTGCCACCGCGCTGCGGGTCAAGGACCAGCAAGCCGCCCTGAAGCGCGCCACCGCCTTCCGTGGCCAGCCATTCCGTGGCCTGGTCGGGCCCAACGAGTGCGAAGTGCCGGCGGTACGTGCGCCAGATGGCAGCCTGCTGTACCTGGTGGAGCAGGGCACTGCCGGCCAGACCCTGTACGACACCGATTTCAGCCTGGACAAGAACGCCACCGCCACCGGCGGCCTGCGCCGTATCGACCACATGGCCCTGGCCCTGCCGGCCGAGTCGCTGGACAGCTGGGTGCTGTTCTACAAGAGCCTGTTCGATTTCGAAGCCGATGACGAAGTGGTGCTGCCGGACCCGTACGGCCTGGTCAAGAGCCGCGCGCTGCGTAGCCAATGCGGCACCCTTCGCCTGCCGCTGAACATCTCGGAAAACCGCAACACCGCCATCGCCCATGCGCTGTCCAGCTATCGTGGTTCGGGCGTGCACCACATCGCTTTCGATTGCGACGACATCTTCCGCGAAGTGGCGCGGGCCAAACTGGCCGGGGTACCGTTGCTGGAGATCCCGCTGAACTACTACGACGACCTGGCGGCGCGTTTCGATTTCGACGACGAGTTCCTCAGCGAACTGGCCTACTACAACGTGCTGTACGACCGCGATGCCCAGGGTGGCGAGCTGTTCCACGTGTATACCGAGCCGTTCGAAGAGCGTTTCTTCTTCGAGATCATCCAGCGCAAGGGGGGGTATGCCGGTTACGGTGCGGCCAACGTTGCGGTGCGCCTGGCGGCCATGGCCAAGGCCCGCAGCGGGGCGGCGCGCAAGCCAGTCCTCTGAGCCCGGCGCGGTCCCTGTAGGAGCGGCCTTGTGTCGCGATGGGCCGCAAAGCGGCCCCAGGATTTCAGCAGCACCGCATGAATCCTGGGGTCGCTTTGCGGCCCATCGCGACACAAGGCCGCTCCTACACCGACCGCGTATGCTTCAAGAGCGTTCGGCCACCAACAGCAGCGACTGTGGCAGCGCACTCTGGGGGTGCTGTGGCTCCTGCAGGCTGACCAGCCGCAACCCCGCCATGTCCAGCGCGTTCAACCAGCTGGCCAGGGTGCGGAAGTACCACGGCATCACCTGCCAATCCCCGCCGAACCCGGCAAACGACTCTTCCCGCCAGCCATCCTGGTAATCGCCATCCGCCACGCTCCACGGGTGCAGGGTCTGGATCACCAGTGCACCGCCAGGCGCCAGCAAGGCATTCATCGCTGCCAGCAGCGGGATGATGTCCTGCTGCAACAGGGCGAAGTTGGCACAGATCAGGTCATAGTCCTTGCCAATATAGGCCTGCGCAGCGGCCAGCTGTGCATAGCTGGCCAGGTGCACCTCGGCGGAACCCGCAGCACGCGCGGCATCCACCAGCGCCCGGTCACCGTCCACACCTACCGCCTCGACACCCCGGTCGCCCAGCGCGCGCAGCAGCCAACCTTCACCACAGCCCAGGTCGAGCACCCGTTCGGGCTGGCGGCCCAGGATCGCCAGCAGGATGGCCTGGTCGGTAACCTGGCGACGGCTCTCGATACTGCCGCTGCGCACCGCATCGATCCAGGCCTGGGCGTTGTGCTGCCAGCTGTCGAGCAAGGCGTCTTCAGGGTTGCGCATGTTCATCTCCGTTGGATTGGAGATAGGCCCTGCGACCTATCACTACCCTCTGTAGGAGCAGCCTTGTGCTGCGAAGAGGTCAGTATGGCAGACAGATTTCCGCCAGCCATGCGGGCATCTTCGCAGCACCAGGCTGCTCCTACAGTGGGCTCGACAGATGGGTGGCAAGCCCCGCCAGGGCACAGGCTATCAACACCTGGATCACCCCACGCTTGTAACGGAACAGCGCCACCGCCGCCGCCAGCGCAATCAGCGCCGAAGGCCAGTCGAACCGCCCGTCGAAACCGGCCGGCCACAATACGTGGTAGCCGAAGAACAGCGCGAGGTTGAGGATCACGCCCACTACCGCCGCGGTTATCCCGGTCAGCGGGGCGGTGAATTTGAGTTCGTTGTGGGTCGATTCCACCAGCGGGCCACCGGCCAGGATGAACAGGAACGAGGGCAGGAAGGTGAACCAGGTCACCAGGCTCGCCGCTACCGCGCCGGCCATGAACGCCTGGTCGGTGCCGAACATGGGGTGCAGGTAGCCACCGACGAAGCCGACGAAGGCCACCACCATGATCAGCGGCCCGGGGGTGGTTTCCCCCAACGCCAGGCCATCGATCATCTGCGTCGGCGACAGCCAGCCGTAATGGCCGACGGCCCCCTGGTAGACGTAGGGCAGCACCGCGTAGGCGCCGCCGAAGGTCAGCAATGCCGCCTTGGTGAAGAACCAGCCCATTTGCGTCAAGGTGCCTTGCCAGCCAAAGGTAGCCATCAGTACACCCATGGGCAGCAGCCACAGCGCGGCACCCACCAGCAGCAGG of the Pseudomonas asiatica genome contains:
- the quiC gene encoding 3-dehydroshikimate dehydratase QuiC, whose amino-acid sequence is MQRSIATVSLSGTLPEKLEAIAAAGFDGVEIFENDLLYYAGSPRQVRQMCADLGIAITLFQPFRDFEGCRRDRLQKNLDRAERKFDLMQELGTDLVLVCSNVQADALGEEQLLVDDLRLLAEHAGKRGLRIGYEALAWGRHVNTYQQVWNLVRQADHPALGVILDSFHTLSLKGDPSAIRDIPGDKIFFVQMADAPILAMDVLEWSRHFRCFPGQGEMDMAGFLAPILATGYRGPLSLEIFNDGFRAAPPRQNAADGLRSLLYLEEHTRLRLEQEGTSIEPGVLFTPPAASAYDGVEFLEFAVDEAVGARLGSWLKRLGFADAGKHRSKEVQLLRQGDINIVLNAEPYSFGHNFFEAHGPSLCATALRVKDQQAALKRATAFRGQPFRGLVGPNECEVPAVRAPDGSLLYLVEQGTAGQTLYDTDFSLDKNATATGGLRRIDHMALALPAESLDSWVLFYKSLFDFEADDEVVLPDPYGLVKSRALRSQCGTLRLPLNISENRNTAIAHALSSYRGSGVHHIAFDCDDIFREVARAKLAGVPLLEIPLNYYDDLAARFDFDDEFLSELAYYNVLYDRDAQGGELFHVYTEPFEERFFFEIIQRKGGYAGYGAANVAVRLAAMAKARSGAARKPVL
- a CDS encoding MFS transporter, which translates into the protein MAHSSSQAKKATASGWIGSALEYYDFFIYAQAAALIFPQIFFPNTDPKMAIIASLATYGVGYLARPVGAFVLGHWGDTRGRKNVLLLCMFLMGLSTMAVGLLPTYHDIGLLAPALLVVLRLVQGFAVAGEISGASSMIMEHAPFGRRGYYASFTLQGVQAGQVLAAAVFLPLAYFMPSEAFNDWGWRIPFLLSAFVLIAGFIIRKEVHETPAFVKEEKQDKVAKSPISEAFRHSWKHMVLVMFMALMNVIPVVATIFGAAYAVQPAYGIGFDKSVYLWIPVVGNIVAVLVIPFVGNLSDKIGRRPTMIAGCLGSGLLAFVYLYAISIQNVPLAFASSIVMWGMVYQGYNAVFPSFYPELFHTRYRVSAMAIAQNIGTMLTAMLPALFALVAPPGSDNIPLVVGSLAFFITCVCALAAYIAPETHRLAMEDLGNPDAKPMDKTAYEASRKGSFQAVSH
- a CDS encoding class I SAM-dependent methyltransferase, yielding MRNPEDALLDSWQHNAQAWIDAVRSGSIESRRQVTDQAILLAILGRQPERVLDLGCGEGWLLRALGDRGVEAVGVDGDRALVDAARAAGSAEVHLASYAQLAAAQAYIGKDYDLICANFALLQQDIIPLLAAMNALLAPGGALVIQTLHPWSVADGDYQDGWREESFAGFGGDWQVMPWYFRTLASWLNALDMAGLRLVSLQEPQHPQSALPQSLLLVAERS